A genomic window from Xyrauchen texanus isolate HMW12.3.18 chromosome 15, RBS_HiC_50CHRs, whole genome shotgun sequence includes:
- the LOC127655964 gene encoding LOW QUALITY PROTEIN: probable 28S rRNA (cytosine-C(5))-methyltransferase (The sequence of the model RefSeq protein was modified relative to this genomic sequence to represent the inferred CDS: inserted 1 base in 1 codon): MGRKLDPTNKVKRGPGRKSRKQKGAETELTNFLEDDDGPKRLSSRARKRAVKRAQVPKESIKEEQPKKGFTDENSEWLKPAQRKRKLDQSEDDEDSDSNWENEDDYDDEEEGPDKKKLEDVDDDDDDDMVDDYGADEGDEEKEKDKEDSDGEELLPIERAARKQKKQKQTMKQDSDDDDDDEEKEMSVKEIEEEEEEXEEDTVQANINEMDQFKLPAAADREKEGLLPMDLQSIHQRIKDNVDVLSHFSEKREEGKERSEYLSLLRSDLCTYYSYNLFLIGKLMDLFPLSELIDFLEANEIQRPVTIRTNTLKTRRRDLAQALINRGVNLDPLGKWSKVGLVIYDSSVPIGATPEYLAGHYMLQGASSLLPVMALAPQEGESVLDMSSAPGGKTTYIAQLMRNTGVIVANDANANRLKSVVGNLHRLGVTNTVICNYDGRQFPKVMGGFDRVLLDAPCSGTGVIAKDPAVKTGKDESDILRSAHLQKELILSAIDSVNAESPTGGYLIYCTCSIMVEENEWVVDYALKKRNVKLVPTALDFGKEGFTRFKERRFHPSLKLSRRFYPHSHNMDGFFVAKLKKFSNTIPTAPKEADNEVESTKMETTASSVKMQKPESMEQKSTLTVKTPSSKKQKLKQKKSKPPIMGKKTGIKPFSTKSEGPKKAKIAKFEGEASKSEKFNKKQVKEVNGNAKKEVVKEKKGGSQFEKKKQMKKKNRKNKFKKLKKKLGQPESGQ; encoded by the exons GATTCACAGATGAGAACAGTGAATGGCTGAAACCTGCACAGAGAAAACGAAAGCTTGATCAATCAGAAGATGATGAAGACAGTGACAGCAACTGGGAAAATGaagatgattatgatgatgaagaagagggccctgacaaaaaaaaattggaggatgtagatgatgatgatgatgatgatatggtTGATGATTATGGTGCTGATGAAGGGGATGAGGAGAAAGAAAAGGATAAAGAAGACAGTGATGGAGAAGAG CTTCTGCCTATAGAGAGAGCTGctagaaaacagaaaaaacaaaagcaaaccaTGAAACAAGAcagtgatgatgatgacgatgatgaagaGAAGGAAATGAGTGTTAAAGAAatagaggaggaggaagagg aggaggaggataCCGTTCAGGCAAATATTAATGAGATGGACCAATTCAAACTTCCTGCTGCAGCAGATAGAGAAAAAGAAG GTCTGCTACCTATGGACCTGCAGAGCATCCATCAGAGGATCAAAGATAATGTTGATGTGTTGTCTCACTTCAGTGAGAAGCGAGAGGAGGGAAAGGAGAGATCAGAGTATCTCTCTCTGCTGCGCTCTGATCTCTGCACCTATTACAGCTACAACTTGTTCCTTATTGGGAAACTCATGGACCTCTTTCCTCTCTCAGAG CTGATTGATTTTCTTGAGGCCAATGAAATTCAGAGGCCGGTTACCATCAGAACCAACACCCTGAAAACCAGGAGGAGAGACTTAGCTCAG GCTCTGATTAACAGAGGAGTGAACCTGGATCCATTAGGGAAATGGTCCAAAGTTGGGCTGGTTATCTATGACTCTTCTGTTCCCATAG GAGCAACTCCAGAATATTTAGCAGGCCATTACATGCTGCAAGGTGCATCGTCTCTGCTGCCTGTGATGGCACTTGCTCCCCAGGAGGGGGAGTCAGTGCTAGACATGAGTTCAGCTCCAGGAGGCAAAACCACATATATAG CTCAGTTAATGAGGAACACAGGTGTGATTGTGGCTAATGATGCAAACGCAAACAGACTGAAGAGTGTGGTGGGAAACCTCCATCGTCTTGGTGTCACCAACACTGTGATATGCAACTATGATGGCAGACAATTCCCAAAG GTGATGGGAGGTTTCGACAGAGTGTTATTAGATGCGCCCTGCTCAGGTACAGGAGTCATCGCCAAAGATCCAGCTGTGAAAACTGGCAAG gATGAGTCTGATATTCTTCGCTCAGCTCACCTGCAGAAAGAGCTCATTCTGTCTGCCATTGACTCTGTAAATGCAGAGTCTCCAACTGGTGGATACCTCATTTACTGCACCTGCTCTATTATG GTAGAAGAGAATGAGTGGGTGGTGGACTATGCTCTGAAGAAGAGAAATGTAAAGCTGGTCCCCACAGCACTGGACTTTGGCAAGGAGGGATTCACCAG ATTCAAAGAGCGACGTTTCCATCCCTCTCTCAAACTTTCTCGCCGATTCTATCCTCACTCTCACAACATGGATGGATTTTTTGTTGCCAAGCTGAAGAAGTTCTCAAACACAATCCCCACTGCACCAAAAGAAGCAG ATAATGAAGTAGAATCTACAAAAATGGAAACCACAGCCTCATCAGTGAAGATGCAAAAGCCTGAATCTATGGAGCAGAAGTCCACTTTAACTGTGAAAACCCCCTCAAGCAAAAAGCAgaaattaaaacagaaaaaatCTAAGCCGCCCATCATGGGGAAAAAGACTGGCATAAAGCCATTCAGTACAAAATCTGAGGGCCCCAAAAAGGCCAAAATTGCCAAGTTTGAGGGAGAAGCTTCAAAGAGTGAGAAATTCAACAAAAAGCAAGTCAAAGAAGTGAATGGAAATGCAAAGAAAGAGGTAGTGAAGGAGAAGAAAGGAGGGAGCCAATTtgagaagaaaaaacaaatgaaaaagaagaacaggaaaaacaaatttaagaagttaaaaaaaaagcttGGACAACCGGAGAGTGGACAGTGA